A region of Jonquetella anthropi DSM 22815 DNA encodes the following proteins:
- the ruvA gene encoding Holliday junction branch migration protein RuvA, producing MLASLRGTVILLEGSSAVVECGGLGFQVQLTRKAFGLCRVGESVFLQTYLQVSDAGMSLFGFADAAERQAFELLTTVKGVGGKLAMTVLQSLSAQETIAAVAAGDSKTLTAVPGIGKKTAERICFELSEKIAGSSEWSSADLTAKLQHSDEVIEALESLGFDHASSVRAYQQLCQERGEPASTEEAIFNCLRLLKPIETR from the coding sequence GTGCTGGCCAGCTTGAGAGGAACGGTCATTCTTTTGGAAGGATCATCCGCCGTCGTGGAGTGCGGCGGGCTGGGATTTCAGGTCCAGCTGACCCGCAAGGCGTTTGGTCTTTGCCGCGTCGGGGAGAGCGTGTTCCTTCAAACGTATCTTCAAGTTTCCGACGCGGGCATGAGCTTGTTCGGCTTCGCCGACGCGGCGGAACGGCAGGCGTTTGAACTACTCACAACGGTTAAAGGCGTCGGCGGAAAGCTGGCTATGACCGTCCTGCAAAGCCTTTCAGCTCAGGAAACGATCGCCGCGGTAGCTGCAGGCGACTCCAAAACTCTAACCGCCGTGCCGGGAATCGGGAAGAAAACCGCCGAACGAATTTGTTTTGAGCTGTCGGAGAAAATCGCCGGATCGTCCGAGTGGTCATCAGCGGACTTGACAGCCAAACTGCAGCACAGCGACGAGGTGATCGAAGCGCTTGAAAGCCTTGGGTTTGACCACGCGTCGTCCGTGCGGGCATATCAGCAGCTCTGTCAGGAACGCGGCGAACCGGCCAGCACTGAAGAGGCGATCTTCAACTGCTTGCGGCTTCTCAAGCCTATTGAGACGAGGTGA
- the queA gene encoding tRNA preQ1(34) S-adenosylmethionine ribosyltransferase-isomerase QueA, whose product MSAEKAGLECRPAEETPHEPDFFSVQTYQYDLPQEQIAQVPVSPRDSCRLMTLDRRTGRVGHKVFRDLLDLLRPDDLLVRNDTRVLAGRLTGRKISGTAEVEVLLLRQEKENTWQALVRPGRRLPPGTEVDLQGAIAVVGPSISDDGVRLVTFSEGLDVKAWCDLHGQMPLPPYITSRESKNDDYQTVYAKDANSAAAPTAGLHFTEGLLAAIREKGVQILDVTLEVGLGTFRPVSEPDIRRHVMHSERCRVPAATLEAIRAAKSTGRRVIAVGTTVVRTLEGLWSTGKVDDRWFETQLFIYPGFHYQVVDGLITNFHLPGSTLMMLVSAFGGYEPVMAAYREAVAKGYRFFSFGDAMFIV is encoded by the coding sequence ATGAGCGCTGAAAAAGCGGGATTGGAATGCCGGCCTGCGGAAGAGACGCCCCACGAGCCGGACTTTTTCAGCGTTCAGACGTATCAGTACGATCTGCCTCAGGAGCAGATAGCCCAAGTACCCGTCAGTCCTCGGGACAGCTGCCGTCTGATGACGCTTGACCGCCGGACCGGACGAGTAGGGCATAAAGTTTTTCGCGACTTGCTTGACCTCCTGCGGCCGGATGACCTTCTCGTCCGCAACGACACGAGAGTGCTTGCGGGACGTCTGACCGGACGAAAGATTTCCGGCACGGCGGAGGTAGAAGTCCTGCTGCTCAGGCAGGAAAAAGAGAACACGTGGCAGGCGCTCGTTCGCCCCGGTCGCCGACTGCCGCCCGGAACGGAAGTTGACCTGCAGGGCGCCATCGCCGTGGTCGGCCCGTCGATCTCCGACGACGGGGTGAGGCTCGTTACGTTTTCTGAAGGATTGGACGTGAAAGCTTGGTGCGATCTTCACGGCCAAATGCCCCTGCCGCCGTACATTACCAGCCGGGAGTCGAAAAACGACGACTACCAGACCGTCTATGCCAAGGACGCAAACTCAGCCGCCGCTCCGACGGCGGGGCTTCATTTCACCGAGGGTCTGTTGGCCGCTATCAGAGAGAAAGGCGTTCAAATCCTCGACGTGACGCTGGAAGTGGGGCTGGGGACGTTTCGGCCGGTGAGTGAGCCGGACATCCGCCGGCACGTGATGCACTCCGAGCGCTGTCGGGTGCCTGCAGCAACGCTTGAAGCGATCCGCGCCGCCAAGTCTACCGGCCGACGAGTGATCGCCGTGGGCACGACGGTCGTTCGTACTCTCGAAGGGCTCTGGAGCACCGGGAAGGTCGATGACCGATGGTTTGAGACCCAGCTGTTCATCTATCCTGGATTTCACTATCAGGTGGTCGACGGGCTGATTACAAACTTTCACCTTCCCGGCAGCACGCTGATGATGCTCGTTTCGGCGTTCGGCGGGTACGAGCCGGTGATGGCGGCGTACCGCGAAGCGGTAGCGAAAGGGTATCGGTTTTTCTCTTTTGGAGACGCGATGTTCATCGTCTGA
- the mltG gene encoding endolytic transglycosylase MltG, whose protein sequence is MKYPVLAAVLLLVSVVLLLFKKSRAAGFVCLAAGVGLGALKVRLSQWEDFLVRPFSSSAEPVTVTFEVGGSVKDFASFLATRNVVADAGNLCYFLSLFGADRRLAAGGYSLPPGASWQVARQLADAQAVFQQATIVPGAFPATPLGDEWSAEDQANALKDDSLYPEGLRAFLPTEPTARAAFLLPETYSLSARDPRELVKAASAAWWSRFGQFVTSADQAKRTAIIASLLQREAQVDAEYPKVAGVVENRLKKNMFLQIDASVVYAWALKGQKLTRVLYRHLDVDSPYNTYKHKGLPPGPICVPSSAAWAGAFEPEKNDFLYYVADGKGTHTFSKTEKEHLEAVQRYRALQK, encoded by the coding sequence ATGAAATATCCAGTTCTCGCGGCAGTTCTCCTTCTCGTCTCTGTCGTATTGCTCCTGTTTAAGAAGTCCCGCGCCGCAGGATTCGTTTGTCTTGCGGCTGGGGTTGGCTTGGGCGCGTTGAAGGTCCGGCTCAGCCAGTGGGAAGACTTTTTGGTCCGTCCGTTCAGTTCCTCGGCGGAGCCGGTGACGGTAACGTTCGAGGTCGGAGGGTCCGTTAAAGACTTTGCCTCTTTTCTCGCAACGAGGAATGTGGTGGCTGACGCCGGAAATCTGTGCTACTTTCTCAGCCTGTTCGGCGCTGACAGGCGCTTGGCCGCTGGCGGCTATTCGCTGCCCCCTGGGGCTTCATGGCAGGTTGCCAGACAGCTGGCAGACGCTCAGGCCGTTTTTCAACAGGCGACGATCGTTCCTGGGGCTTTCCCAGCTACCCCCTTGGGCGACGAGTGGAGCGCCGAGGATCAAGCGAATGCCCTGAAAGACGATTCTCTGTACCCAGAGGGACTGCGGGCTTTTTTGCCCACCGAACCGACGGCCCGGGCCGCATTCCTGCTGCCTGAAACGTACAGCCTGAGCGCGCGGGATCCCCGAGAGCTGGTAAAGGCCGCTTCGGCTGCGTGGTGGAGTCGGTTCGGCCAATTTGTTACGAGCGCGGATCAGGCGAAGAGGACGGCTATTATCGCCTCACTTCTGCAGCGGGAAGCTCAGGTTGACGCCGAATATCCGAAAGTCGCCGGCGTTGTCGAAAACCGGCTGAAAAAGAACATGTTCCTGCAGATTGACGCTTCTGTGGTGTACGCGTGGGCCCTGAAGGGGCAGAAGTTGACGCGGGTGCTGTACCGGCATCTTGACGTGGACTCTCCCTACAACACCTACAAGCATAAGGGGCTTCCGCCCGGCCCAATCTGTGTGCCATCCAGTGCTGCGTGGGCCGGAGCGTTTGAGCCGGAAAAGAACGACTTCCTGTACTACGTCGCTGACGGCAAGGGAACTCACACGTTCAGCAAGACAGAAAAAGAACATCTTGAGGCTGTTCAGCGCTATCGGGCGCTGCAGAAATGA
- a CDS encoding thiamine diphosphokinase: MESGSLNLGWVSFASLPSRWNLAVLGGRRPDPSWLKLAASGAEKVWAADAGVAYALAAGIESHRAIGDFDSLKDPQSIEWLAGHPERAARFPVEKDLTDFQIVLEEIPPDLPLVVTGFWGGRFDHLYCNVFSLMGWQGSEAVRVACDERECMALLGPRGSLTVSFDGEPAAVSLLALTEQVSGVRTDGLYWTPQPELKMTFPYTVSNKTTGRPFRVSLESGWLGVYLCSRENALVSDR; encoded by the coding sequence ATGGAATCCGGTAGCCTGAATCTGGGCTGGGTCTCTTTCGCGTCCCTGCCCAGTCGGTGGAATTTGGCCGTGTTGGGAGGCCGAAGACCTGATCCCTCGTGGCTGAAACTCGCCGCGTCGGGGGCCGAAAAAGTCTGGGCGGCCGACGCCGGGGTTGCTTACGCGCTGGCCGCTGGGATAGAGTCTCATCGGGCGATCGGCGATTTTGACAGCCTGAAGGATCCTCAGTCTATTGAATGGCTTGCGGGCCACCCAGAACGGGCGGCCCGGTTCCCGGTAGAGAAGGACCTGACGGATTTTCAGATCGTCCTAGAAGAAATTCCGCCGGACCTGCCGCTGGTCGTGACCGGCTTTTGGGGCGGCCGATTTGATCACCTGTACTGCAACGTCTTCAGCCTGATGGGCTGGCAAGGGTCTGAGGCTGTTCGGGTTGCCTGCGACGAGAGGGAATGCATGGCGCTTTTAGGCCCCCGCGGGAGCCTGACAGTTTCGTTTGACGGTGAACCCGCCGCCGTCTCGTTGCTCGCGCTGACAGAGCAGGTGAGCGGTGTGAGAACGGACGGTCTGTACTGGACGCCTCAGCCCGAACTCAAGATGACGTTTCCCTACACGGTAAGCAATAAAACAACAGGGAGACCCTTTCGGGTCTCCCTGGAGAGCGGATGGCTTGGCGTGTATCTCTGTAGCAGAGAAAACGCGTTAGTCTCCGATCGTTAA
- a CDS encoding SpoIID/LytB domain-containing protein, protein MKRSVFLTWSSVVAVFLLVCSSLAAFASPIRVGLAVRQSQAVVGGSSLTASDTKGHTVSLGSSATAVFRSGKLTVNGKKMMPPVTVKSASPLSYKGRRYLGTMQFVAAGGGLSVVNVLDVEQYLRGVLKMEVNPDWSKEALRAQAIISRTFALRSQGRFASLGFDLCDTPTSQVYGGLSAADPRVDQVVASTKGEVLTYGGELAQTYFHSDSGGATASSQDVWGGYVPYLQTVVDPFPTESRHASWTVRLTSAQIAAACAQQGMKIGPVKRLSIIARDKAGRPTLLRLDGTLGSVTISSNKFRNIIGPTVLRSTFFSPDGNLPKVLASGSAAKPQTETALSRPSSGEEDVDQQIQNIIRQKLPDQGASSSESSENRPLTGDERSQWKTLLDQGAFTTDELIDVLLHPERKSFYLKKALGQTPVTPADQPLPTAAETFTAHDGGFVFAGRGNGHGVGLSQWEAKAMADRGWNAERILAFFFPGTKVERR, encoded by the coding sequence ATGAAGCGCAGCGTCTTCTTGACTTGGAGTAGCGTTGTAGCAGTTTTCCTGCTGGTTTGCAGTTCTCTTGCGGCGTTCGCGTCGCCGATTCGCGTCGGCCTAGCGGTCCGGCAAAGTCAGGCAGTCGTTGGCGGCTCGTCCTTAACCGCCTCCGACACCAAAGGGCACACGGTCTCTTTAGGCAGCTCGGCCACCGCGGTCTTTCGCTCCGGCAAGCTGACGGTAAACGGCAAAAAAATGATGCCGCCGGTGACGGTAAAGTCGGCCTCCCCGTTGTCCTACAAAGGCCGGCGGTACCTTGGAACGATGCAGTTCGTGGCCGCCGGCGGCGGACTGTCGGTCGTCAACGTGCTGGACGTGGAGCAGTACCTGCGCGGCGTCCTGAAAATGGAGGTTAATCCCGACTGGTCCAAAGAGGCCCTGCGCGCCCAAGCGATCATTTCCCGAACGTTTGCTCTGCGCAGTCAAGGACGGTTTGCCTCTCTCGGCTTTGACCTGTGCGACACGCCAACCAGCCAGGTTTACGGCGGTCTGAGCGCTGCCGATCCGAGGGTCGATCAGGTCGTCGCCTCGACGAAAGGAGAAGTCCTGACCTATGGCGGCGAGCTGGCTCAGACGTATTTTCACTCCGACAGCGGTGGAGCGACTGCCAGCTCTCAGGACGTCTGGGGCGGGTACGTTCCGTACCTTCAGACGGTCGTTGACCCATTCCCGACCGAGTCACGCCACGCGTCTTGGACGGTTCGGCTCACGTCGGCGCAGATTGCTGCCGCCTGCGCCCAACAGGGTATGAAAATCGGGCCGGTGAAGCGCCTGTCGATCATCGCCAGGGACAAGGCCGGCCGGCCGACGCTTCTGCGGCTTGACGGGACGCTAGGAAGCGTAACAATATCGTCGAACAAGTTCAGGAACATCATTGGCCCGACAGTCCTTCGGAGCACGTTCTTCTCGCCGGACGGCAACCTGCCGAAGGTTCTTGCCTCCGGAAGCGCCGCCAAGCCCCAAACCGAGACAGCCTTATCTCGGCCCAGCTCAGGCGAGGAGGATGTGGACCAGCAGATTCAGAACATCATCAGACAGAAGCTGCCCGACCAAGGGGCTTCAAGCTCTGAGAGTTCTGAGAACCGTCCTCTGACAGGCGACGAGCGAAGCCAGTGGAAGACGCTGCTGGATCAGGGGGCGTTTACCACCGATGAGCTGATCGACGTCCTGCTTCATCCGGAGCGCAAATCGTTTTACCTGAAAAAAGCCCTTGGGCAGACGCCTGTGACGCCTGCCGACCAGCCGCTGCCGACGGCGGCGGAAACGTTTACGGCCCACGACGGCGGGTTCGTCTTCGCCGGGCGGGGCAACGGGCACGGCGTTGGCTTATCCCAGTGGGAAGCGAAGGCCATGGCCGATCGGGGCTGGAATGCGGAGCGGATTTTGGCCTTTTTCTTCCCCGGAACGAAGGTGGAACGCCGATGA
- the ruvB gene encoding Holliday junction branch migration DNA helicase RuvB yields MADPAEFETGLPAGDEEGGLRPLTLAEFNGQSEIKEKLSIYMQAARLRGEPLDHTLFYGPPGLGKTTLSGIIAHEMGGSLRVTTGPALEKPGDLAAILTSLQDGDVLFIDEIHRMSISTEEVLYSAMEDFSIHLIVGKGPLARNVTVPMPKFTLVGATTRLGLLSSPLRARFGIVEQLRLYDELELCQILQRGAGLLNVSASSEGLRAIARRSRGTPRVALRLLRRVRDVADVTGQAQIDEALVSQAMDMLGLDDRGFNAGDRRIITTVVELFSGGPVGLSTIAAALNEEPQTIEDIYEPYLIQQGMIERTPRGRKATEKAYEYLGLPVPQPENDEAQRLLDLE; encoded by the coding sequence ATGGCCGATCCTGCTGAATTTGAGACTGGGCTGCCAGCCGGCGACGAAGAGGGCGGGCTGCGGCCGTTAACGCTCGCCGAGTTTAACGGCCAGAGCGAGATCAAAGAAAAGCTCTCCATTTACATGCAGGCGGCCCGGCTTCGCGGTGAGCCGCTGGATCACACGCTCTTCTACGGCCCTCCCGGGCTGGGCAAGACGACGCTTTCCGGGATTATCGCCCACGAAATGGGCGGTTCGCTGCGGGTGACCACCGGGCCAGCCTTGGAAAAACCCGGCGACTTGGCCGCCATCCTGACAAGCCTTCAGGACGGCGACGTTCTGTTTATCGACGAGATTCACCGCATGTCCATCAGCACCGAAGAGGTTCTTTACTCGGCGATGGAGGACTTCAGCATTCACTTGATCGTCGGCAAGGGGCCTCTGGCCCGCAACGTCACCGTTCCTATGCCGAAGTTCACCTTAGTTGGGGCGACGACTCGGCTGGGGCTGCTCAGCTCGCCGCTGCGCGCCCGGTTCGGCATTGTCGAGCAGCTTCGGCTGTACGACGAGTTGGAACTGTGCCAAATTCTTCAACGAGGCGCTGGGCTCTTAAACGTGTCCGCGTCCTCAGAGGGCCTTCGGGCCATAGCCAGACGGAGCCGAGGCACGCCCCGGGTCGCACTGCGGCTTCTTCGCCGCGTCCGCGATGTGGCTGACGTGACCGGGCAAGCGCAGATCGACGAGGCGCTGGTCTCCCAAGCGATGGATATGCTGGGCTTGGACGACCGGGGCTTTAACGCGGGAGATCGGCGAATTATAACGACGGTCGTCGAACTGTTCTCCGGCGGGCCGGTAGGGCTTTCGACGATTGCGGCGGCTTTGAACGAGGAACCGCAGACGATTGAGGACATCTACGAGCCGTATTTGATACAGCAGGGAATGATAGAGCGGACCCCCAGAGGTCGAAAGGCGACTGAAAAAGCGTATGAATATCTTGGACTTCCCGTTCCGCAGCCGGAAAACGATGAAGCGCAGCGTCTTCTTGACTTGGAGTAG
- the ruvC gene encoding crossover junction endodeoxyribonuclease RuvC has product MRRSDPLCCLGVDPGIGRMGYGAVVQRGGELRAESCGCIETKPDRTLPERLKILYDQLREQIERCSPHFMAVERLYFGHNRTTAEAVWQARGVVLLLAAQFGLDVVEPKPSEAKLTVCGDGNAEKRQVQEMVRILLGLKEIPRPDDAADALAISMAGLALYGRKLMSERG; this is encoded by the coding sequence ATGCGGAGGAGTGATCCGCTCTGCTGTTTGGGCGTTGATCCGGGAATTGGCCGGATGGGGTATGGAGCAGTTGTTCAGCGCGGGGGCGAACTCCGCGCTGAAAGCTGTGGCTGCATAGAAACAAAGCCGGACAGAACTCTGCCCGAGCGCTTGAAGATCCTATATGACCAGCTGAGGGAGCAGATTGAACGCTGCTCCCCTCATTTTATGGCCGTCGAACGGCTTTATTTTGGGCACAACAGGACCACCGCTGAGGCTGTATGGCAGGCTCGTGGCGTTGTCTTGCTATTGGCCGCCCAGTTCGGTCTTGACGTGGTGGAGCCTAAACCGTCTGAAGCAAAGCTGACTGTTTGCGGCGACGGCAACGCCGAAAAACGGCAGGTTCAGGAAATGGTGCGGATTCTTCTGGGATTGAAAGAAATTCCCCGGCCTGATGACGCCGCGGACGCCCTGGCAATTTCCATGGCGGGACTGGCGCTGTACGGGCGAAAGCTGATGAGCGAAAGGGGCTGA
- the rpmB gene encoding 50S ribosomal protein L28, whose translation MSKVCDCCGRGPATGNQISHSHRRTRRRWQINLQNVRVDLGAGETRKMKICAHCLRSGKVKRAATVSA comes from the coding sequence ATGTCCAAGGTTTGTGATTGCTGTGGCCGTGGCCCCGCAACGGGCAACCAGATCAGCCATTCCCACCGTAGAACACGCCGCCGCTGGCAGATCAACCTGCAGAACGTGCGCGTCGACCTTGGCGCAGGCGAAACGAGGAAGATGAAAATCTGCGCTCACTGCCTTCGCTCGGGCAAGGTTAAGCGTGCCGCTACTGTCAGTGCCTAA
- a CDS encoding GTPase — MDERRCPGCGALFQSDRSDLPGFIPSGLAVTDKTVCRRCFRLRHYGEGNKAPVNDLLLEPQIRAAAASAAAVFLVCDALSADRALDGFEWLDGVSCPVTLLVTKADLVEPYLDRSALGLWVSEATGVPFEQIQVLSGLKNSDLRNFRLRLQDVFSSGDRLLFLGKTNAGKSTILSSMLRGGSGPTVSAMPGTTVGLCEYQLEGGIVLLDAPGLKSHDSLLPALCPQCLMALTPKRRLVCQELTLKEGSALCFGGLGRAAVVDGGERGWLRAVAVAPEGVTIHQTSAEKAEELIAAARTDLLSPPCRTCYDTLSRLPVRRDEFALYPGLDLVVGGVGWLAVTSGHGRIRLSGPDPLHGFLRKQLIHFSARR; from the coding sequence ATGGACGAACGACGCTGTCCCGGATGCGGCGCGCTTTTTCAGAGCGACCGAAGCGACCTGCCGGGTTTTATTCCGTCCGGTCTCGCGGTAACGGACAAGACGGTTTGTCGGCGGTGCTTTCGGCTTCGTCACTATGGCGAAGGGAACAAGGCGCCGGTCAACGATCTGCTTCTGGAACCCCAGATTCGTGCGGCTGCCGCTTCGGCTGCCGCTGTTTTTCTCGTTTGCGACGCGCTGAGCGCCGACAGGGCTCTGGACGGCTTCGAGTGGCTGGACGGCGTTTCCTGCCCGGTAACGCTCTTGGTGACGAAGGCCGATTTGGTCGAGCCGTACCTTGACAGGTCGGCGCTCGGCCTTTGGGTCAGCGAGGCGACCGGCGTGCCGTTCGAGCAGATTCAAGTTCTGTCAGGGCTCAAAAATTCCGATCTGAGAAACTTTCGTCTGCGCCTGCAGGACGTTTTCTCGTCCGGCGATCGGCTGCTGTTCTTGGGGAAAACGAACGCCGGCAAAAGTACCATTTTGTCGTCCATGCTCCGAGGCGGAAGCGGCCCGACCGTTTCTGCCATGCCTGGAACGACGGTCGGACTGTGCGAGTATCAGCTGGAAGGCGGGATCGTGCTTCTCGACGCTCCGGGCTTGAAATCGCACGACTCGCTGCTTCCGGCACTGTGCCCCCAGTGCCTGATGGCCCTGACGCCCAAACGGCGGCTGGTCTGTCAAGAGCTGACCCTCAAAGAGGGAAGCGCCCTCTGCTTCGGTGGACTGGGGCGGGCTGCGGTTGTCGACGGCGGCGAGCGCGGCTGGCTGCGTGCTGTGGCGGTCGCGCCGGAAGGCGTCACGATTCATCAGACGTCGGCTGAGAAGGCTGAGGAGCTTATTGCTGCGGCCCGGACCGATTTGTTGTCGCCACCGTGCCGAACGTGTTACGATACATTAAGTCGGCTGCCGGTCAGGCGGGACGAGTTTGCCCTGTACCCCGGGTTGGATCTTGTCGTGGGGGGCGTTGGCTGGCTGGCTGTGACAAGCGGGCACGGAAGGATTCGCCTTTCCGGGCCGGATCCCCTGCACGGATTCCTGCGGAAACAGCTGATTCACTTCAGCGCAAGGCGATGA
- a CDS encoding DNA translocase FtsK: MNLFSSKKPYAVRRPKRRRPKDFDPKSLLRLGQFILAALAIYTLASLFALGTGPLGENISSKLVGVFGVGIVLPLVHLLYQLICAAAGRKVDRSLRQWLGTIFAYLAITLLLTLLYREGIGQQVGLLSPGAVGKAMVSLFRSTIGALGATLAGLLLVVAAFCQYGHLSTDRVNRFRTALGSLSLRRLKSLVEDEAAEDDSSQLSVPSVTVSDPVVQDEPAEDEVDFPRSIDEEHEPSLPDVSETEAEGPDEIPQVPLPSRRGFFAALFHRRAKVDVEAVKRAMNPSHDRPIDMSDVGLEENEPPAEPDVSEPVSFPNVFPNVEEEPLNVESEEPQPEKTASEVRRDEPFGFAHSGAGANGGRALEVGRDVMAVSGKSWKRDGASGDALHETPPTPQVVLDADAPIIGTGALKTSQPAGDEEAASAGAFPPPLDLLGPSSPGVSASENSAALDQGSDVIEALSNFGVEATLAHTIVGPTVIQYQIQLAPGIKVSKVSALEADIAVALAVPAIRVEAPVPGTTYVGIELPNPRRRTVPLRTVLESEAFQKTKLSLPLPLGQTVDGRILITGLEELPHLLVAGTTGSGKSIFINNCITALCYHNKPSDLRFIMVDPKRVEMAFYEHLPHILSKPIVTPQSAVDALGWAVREMENRYETFSAARARHLESYNSKVLPKDRLPHIVIIVDELADLMMTAQKEVEEYIARLAQMARATGIHLILATQRPSVNVITGTIKANIPARVAFSLPSVADSRTILDVSGAQHLLGKGDMLFISSRHPRPLRIQSPFMDEATNIRVVDYLRNAFGEPEYVELGEQGGSSSGPSENGAFLDEPRLAEAVAIVLGTGIASSSRLQRQMRVGFTRAARMIDSMELLGIVGPADGSKPREILVDEVEADEILNRHGIR, translated from the coding sequence ATGAACCTTTTTTCAAGCAAAAAACCGTACGCGGTGCGGCGGCCCAAACGGCGCCGTCCCAAGGACTTCGATCCTAAAAGTCTTCTTCGTCTGGGGCAGTTTATATTGGCCGCGCTGGCAATTTACACTCTGGCGTCCCTTTTTGCTCTTGGGACTGGACCGCTTGGGGAAAACATTTCAAGCAAACTGGTTGGCGTCTTCGGTGTGGGGATCGTCCTGCCGCTGGTTCACCTGCTGTACCAGCTGATCTGCGCGGCTGCCGGCCGAAAAGTTGACAGAAGCCTGCGCCAGTGGCTTGGAACGATTTTTGCGTATTTAGCCATCACGCTGCTGCTGACGCTGCTGTATCGGGAGGGCATTGGCCAGCAGGTCGGTCTCCTTTCGCCCGGAGCAGTTGGCAAGGCGATGGTCTCCCTTTTTCGCAGCACAATCGGCGCGTTGGGCGCGACGCTTGCCGGTCTCCTGTTGGTCGTCGCCGCGTTTTGTCAGTACGGCCATCTCTCGACGGACCGGGTGAACCGTTTCCGAACGGCGCTTGGCAGTCTGTCGCTGCGCCGGCTTAAAAGCCTCGTAGAGGACGAGGCTGCCGAGGACGATAGCTCACAGCTGAGTGTCCCGTCTGTGACAGTTTCTGACCCAGTCGTCCAAGACGAGCCGGCAGAAGACGAGGTCGATTTTCCTAGGAGCATTGATGAGGAACACGAGCCGTCTCTGCCGGACGTTTCAGAGACGGAAGCGGAAGGGCCTGACGAGATTCCTCAGGTCCCGCTGCCTTCGCGGCGCGGCTTTTTTGCGGCGCTGTTTCACCGTCGGGCCAAGGTGGACGTGGAAGCGGTCAAGCGGGCGATGAACCCGTCTCATGACAGGCCAATCGACATGTCCGACGTCGGCCTCGAGGAAAACGAGCCGCCTGCGGAGCCTGATGTGTCTGAACCGGTTTCTTTTCCGAACGTTTTCCCGAACGTTGAAGAAGAGCCGCTGAATGTGGAGAGCGAAGAGCCCCAGCCTGAGAAAACGGCCTCAGAGGTCAGGCGGGACGAGCCTTTCGGCTTTGCCCACTCAGGCGCCGGAGCAAACGGCGGTCGGGCGCTGGAGGTTGGCCGGGACGTCATGGCCGTTTCGGGCAAGTCATGGAAGCGGGACGGAGCGTCTGGCGACGCGCTGCACGAAACCCCTCCGACGCCTCAGGTGGTGCTCGACGCCGACGCGCCGATTATCGGAACTGGCGCTCTGAAAACATCTCAGCCGGCAGGCGACGAAGAGGCAGCTTCTGCCGGGGCTTTCCCGCCGCCGCTGGACCTGCTGGGGCCGTCGTCGCCGGGCGTCTCTGCCAGCGAGAACAGCGCGGCGCTTGACCAAGGGAGCGACGTTATCGAGGCGCTTTCCAATTTCGGGGTCGAAGCGACGCTGGCTCACACGATCGTCGGGCCAACGGTCATTCAGTACCAAATCCAGCTGGCGCCGGGCATAAAAGTGAGCAAGGTGTCGGCTTTGGAAGCCGACATTGCCGTGGCGCTTGCCGTGCCGGCAATTCGCGTTGAAGCGCCTGTCCCCGGGACGACCTACGTGGGCATTGAACTGCCCAACCCGCGCCGCCGGACCGTTCCTCTGAGGACGGTCCTGGAAAGCGAGGCGTTTCAGAAGACAAAACTGTCGTTGCCTTTGCCGCTGGGACAGACCGTCGACGGGCGCATTCTGATCACAGGACTGGAAGAGCTGCCTCACCTGCTCGTCGCTGGGACAACCGGCTCAGGCAAAAGCATTTTTATCAACAACTGTATTACCGCCCTGTGCTATCACAACAAGCCAAGCGACCTGCGGTTCATCATGGTGGACCCCAAACGGGTTGAGATGGCGTTCTACGAGCATTTGCCCCACATTCTGAGCAAGCCGATCGTCACGCCCCAGTCGGCGGTTGACGCGCTCGGTTGGGCTGTCCGCGAGATGGAGAATCGGTACGAGACGTTCTCAGCGGCTCGGGCCCGGCACCTGGAGTCGTACAACTCCAAAGTGCTCCCAAAGGACAGACTGCCTCACATCGTCATCATCGTGGACGAGTTAGCTGACCTGATGATGACGGCCCAGAAGGAAGTGGAAGAGTACATCGCCCGGTTGGCCCAGATGGCTCGCGCGACGGGAATTCACCTGATTTTGGCGACACAGAGACCGTCGGTGAACGTCATCACCGGCACCATCAAGGCGAATATCCCCGCGCGGGTCGCCTTCTCTCTGCCGTCAGTGGCAGACAGCCGAACCATTCTCGACGTGTCTGGGGCTCAGCACCTGCTTGGAAAGGGCGACATGCTGTTCATCAGCAGTCGCCACCCCCGTCCGCTTCGGATTCAATCGCCGTTTATGGACGAGGCCACGAACATTCGGGTCGTCGACTACCTGCGGAACGCGTTCGGCGAGCCGGAGTACGTCGAGTTGGGCGAGCAGGGCGGCAGCAGCTCGGGTCCGTCCGAGAACGGGGCCTTCCTCGACGAGCCGCGCCTTGCCGAGGCGGTCGCTATTGTTTTGGGAACCGGCATAGCCTCTTCCAGCCGGCTACAGCGTCAAATGCGGGTCGGCTTTACCCGCGCGGCCAGAATGATTGACAGCATGGAACTGTTGGGAATCGTCGGGCCGGCTGACGGATCCAAGCCGAGGGAAATTCTTGTGGACGAAGTCGAAGCCGACGAGATCCTGAACCGTCATGGAATCCGGTAG